Part of the Zea mays cultivar B73 chromosome 4, Zm-B73-REFERENCE-NAM-5.0, whole genome shotgun sequence genome is shown below.
tatacaaacttaatctattttctatattatattagtgatatatctattttactaatttaaaatatattatttaaaatatttttgagattttatattataatttagagagtAGATTTACGTTTATGGCTAGGCTCGTTGGCTCGGTGAGCCGACTCGCGAGCCAGGAGCGAGTCGAGCCGCTTTTTCGAGCTCGCCAAATGGACGAGCTGGCTCAGTTCGGCTCGTTTCCATCCTATATGTACTAGTCAGAGAATAAATTATTTTCTCTCATAGATTAATCAATGCaattaaaatataaataaaagtgTGCACGTCAGGGAACTGTACACGCTTGGAGTATTCAaatcaaatcaagtcaaaccgaATCCACGTCTAGTCCGTTGCCAAGTCCAAATCCACGCACGTATGCACGATCTCAAAGTCTCTATGCTCACGTATTCAAAACCCACGTCGTCCAGCGTCGTTGACGCTAATGCcaaaatctctactaactatatTAAGAAGCTaacgtagactgcccccgcctccccTTATCGCGCCTTCGCATGCACCTGCATGCCTCCTTGCATGTAAGCCACACAAGCGCGCACAAATGCAAGCTCCTGCATGGCTGCTGCATACAAGCCCCCGCACAAGCTACTGCATGCAAGCTACTGCATGGCTGCTGCATGCAAGCCGCCGCACAAGCTATTGCATGGCTGCTGCATGCATGCAAACCTGCTGCATGCAAGCATAGTGTCTCCCTCCATTCATGAAGCGTCGTGGAAATTGAGGGGGCTGGCCTGGTGGCTTGCTGTTGTCCGTCTGTCCCTCTGTTGCAAGCCTGCAGTGCTGCTCAGTTGTTGTCAGTTCGATCGGTTCCCCTACCCGGACAGGGCTAGCCGGCTAGCCCTATGGACTCGAGGCCCGGTTCGCAATCTTACTCTTACCCGCTGGGCGTAGCCGCTGGTAGCATCGTACAATCTACAATTTCCAGTTCGAGAATAAAATCAGCTAGACAAAAACCACAAATCCAACAAAATCTAATATGTACTCGCACAAAAACAATTAGCTATATATACTTTTTAATTTAGGTCATCAACCACTATGCACTAAGGAACACTATGCAAGCACTGACGGGGCTGGGCGGGAGGAACCTAGCGAGGCGCCACCCATCGTGTTTCCTCTGAGGCTCTGCGGTCGTCGTTGTCTTGTTGCATGCACTGAGGCTGAACGCGTTGCTGCTCCTCTGCCTGTGCGCGTTCCCCGCTCTGGCGTGGTCGCAGAACACGACCATGGCCACGGTCGCGCCGGCGTCCGTCGATGGGTTCAACTGCACCGCCAACCGCACGTACCCATGCCAGGCGTACGCGCTCTACCGCGCCGGCTTCACGGGTGTGTCGCTCGATCTCACGGCCATCGATGACCTCTTCGCTGTCAGTTGCTTCATGGTCACGCACGCCAACAACCTCTCCACGACGGCCGCGCCGGCCAACGGGCAGCCGCTCCAGTGCAGTTGCCCCTCCCGGTCCTCCAGCTCGTACGCGCCGATGCAGTACCAGATCGGCCCATGGGACACCTACTGGATCGTCTCCACCACCAAGCTACAGAACCTCACGCAGTACCAGGCCGTGGAGCGCGTGAACCCCACGCTGGTGCCCACCGACCTCGACGTTGGCACCATGGTCACGTTCCCCATCTTCTGCCAGTGCCCGACCGTCGCCGACAACGCCACAATGCTCGTCACCTACGTCATGTAGCCCGGGGACACGTACGTGTCCGTTGCCGCCGCCTTCTCCGTCCCCTATCCACAGTGAAAGACACGATGCGGCGGTCGCCTGTGCATGCACTGAGGATGAGCGCGCTGCTGCTGCTCCTCTACCTGTGCGCGTTCCCCGCCCCGGCGCGGTCGTAGAACACGACCACGTGCACAGCCAAATTTATTCAACTAGATGGAGCCGAAGGTGGAAGGTACGACTGGTGATAAAACGATATATGATTTGTGCATGAATATGTGCTTCAGCTTGTGCAACATAAGACAAGTTAGAAATTTAACTATCTGCGTGCGGTTATTAATGTCTTAGAAATTTTAACTCTCGTGGCAACACACGGGCACATATCTAGTCAAATAAGAAGGGCGCGCGGCTGCACAACTGCTGCTAGTACTCGGTTCTATAAATACAAGGTACGGGAGCAGGAAACGCTCTCGGCTccccctgtttggttcagcttctgggcggcttctggccgccagaagCTGAAGCTGAAACCAAACGGCAAAATTTTGGCGCGGCTTTTGTGCGAAGCGCTGGGGTAAGAACCGGACCACCCACGGTCCTGCGGAAGCGGCGCTCACTTGGCTTCAGATAGAAGCCCCCGCGCACTTCGCTAGGGTTCCACCCCCGCAACGCACCGTCGCCGCCGCTAAGACACCGGACCGCCGGTCCGCACCCAACGCACCGTCGCCGGTCCCTCTCCTCCCCGCATCTCGTTGCCTTCGCAGGTACGGACTACCTCCTCCGCGAACTCATCCATCCCCACCGTCTTCTCCTCTCACTGTCGCGTTTCCTTCACCATTTCTTGTGTCACTATGGTTGCCACAGTGACACCGGCGACCTTGGTCCGTCGTGCAGGTTCCTCTGGTCCCCCACCATCGCGTCGGCATCTTCGCAGGTACGGACTACCTCGCCTCGATCCCGACCCACCTTGCTCCCTCCTCTCGTGTAGctagggttggcctcgatccaGACCCACGCCCCCCCTCTCCAGTTAATTCACTTCATCTTCAAGGGTATGGAACGACGTACTAACAGATAATTTTTGTGCATTGTCGCCTTCAGATTTCCGTATCAACTCGGGTGTTCGTCTTCGGTTCGAAGATCAAGTGCAACCAAGGTAATTTCATACACAATTTGTTGCGCACTTTACTGTCCACATGGGCAGAACCAATTTATATATGTGTTGTCATTTGTGCATGTTACTTGGAGAGATGAGAGCTGGGATGGTCATATGTTTATTGTTACCTAGGGATACCATTGTTCTTTTGGTATAAGTATTATATGTGCAGTGATTACTTCTAAGTTTGTTTGTCAGAACCTATATGTTCACGGTTCAGTTCATTCTATGTTTGTTACTACCTGTATGTTACTAGCTTGAACCAAAGTTTGTCCATGTTAGCACGCTAATCATGTCACTACATGGAACTTAGTAGATTGTCCCCTTCTGTAGTAAACTAACCACCTAAATTCACATCAGATGGATTCAGCAGACTCCATAGCCGACAAGGCAATTGAAAGGATGCAAGAGATTGCAGACAAGATATTTTCCGTAGCTCGGGAAACAATCCGTCCAGGACGCGGGTTGACCTCATTTGATGCTACCAAACTTCGTGTAGCATTGGAGGACATTGCTTGCATGATGGAGCAAGATTCTCTGGTGTTCCAAGAGTATTTGGACAAGGTCAACAACGTAACCCACCAGCCTGACAGCAACTACGAACCCTCAGACTTGTCCTCACCACCCTCTGGTGAAGACAACCTTAGTCCAGACTGGGACTTTGCCGAGCACTTCGAAAGGTTTTGGGGTATTGAATATGACTCCGATCAGATGCCTTCCTTTAGTGACAATGAGGTTTAAGTTAGAACTTGGGTAAGCTTGTAGTAAGGTCTTAGGGAAACAGGGATATGATCAGGCTTTTGCTTAATGGGCTGCTGTAAATGTCTTCACTGTCCTTTTGTGTCCAGTAGCAGTTTATTAACGTTGTCTTTGTGTAATTAAGCAAATCCGAATGTTACTACTTATGGTACTACCTGATGTTATTATGGTCAGTTCAGTGTTCTTTTTGTTTTCTTCTTAATCCGAGAGCACACGTATTTTCAAAACTCTACACTTGTTTTGCACTAGATGGACAAGTCTGGCAAAGTGATTGCAAAGTGGGATAGTAGAGCAACAAAAATTTACACAGAAATTTGTGTAGAAGAGGTCAATGCTCGGAACAGGCCACAATAGTTTCTAAATGCTGAAGGGTATGCTAACCTCATAAGGAAGTTTAAGGAACGCACTGGTCGCACTTACACCAGggatcaaatgaagaataggtgggactccttaaagagaatgttcacccagtggaaaactcttaatgaaagggctataggtcttggtcgagaccctcatacTGGTTCTATCAGTGCTCCAGATGAGTGGTGGGCTAAGCAAAATGAAGTAAGTAGACTTTCTTTTACATTTTTTAGATTAACAATAGTAATGGCCATCTGAAAGTAGGAAATAACATGTTGCTCCAGGCAATGCCAGGGTGTATTATGTTCAAAACAGCCCCCCCCTAGAGAATGAGGACGAGCTAAATGTTATGTTTGGACCCATTGTCTGCACAAATGAAACAACCCTTGTTCCTGGCGTCGAGGATGCAAATTCATCATCTAATGATCATGTCGAAGCCACTTTAGGTGGGGGTGAAAACAACACACCTAACCCATGCTCAAATGCAACTAGGAAGCGTAAGGTGCGTCATGATTCTCCTaaaccaaagaagaaaaaagatACGAGGGAAGAGTACATGAAACACCTAGTGGAGGCTTTTGAGTCACGTTCAATGACCACTAACAAGTCCATCATCTCTGCTGAGACAGACCCTGTTCGTGTTGAGGTTATTGCGCAGTTGCAACAAGTGATTGATGATGGTTCACCAGAAGGCAGCGACCTACATTTGTTTGCCACTCATCTGTTGATTGAGAAAAAGTATAGAGATGTATTTGCATCACTGAAGACCAAAGAAGGAAGGAACGCTTGGCTGCGCCGTGCTTTTGAGATATATGTTAAAAAGTCCACTTAGATGGTGGTCGTCCGACAACAGAGCCTGATGTTCACTATTATGTTGTTGTTCATGTTAGTCGTGTTGCAGTCGTGTCACTATTATGAGTCTTGTCGTGTTACAAAATAAACATGTCGTACGCATGATTTTCCCCTTCGAACAATTTTGCAATTATTCGAGTTGAACATGTATTTGAATAATCAGAGTTGTATGTTTGTGAACAATGTCAATCTGTGAACTTTCTTTCACCTATGATACATGAATATGTGTATTATATATTGTGCTTATACATGAATATGTGCCTGCTGTTTGTGTGCATGCAGATGTGTGACCCTGCTGCACACACATATGATGATGACACGGATGACAGAGATGGACAATTGCGTGTTGCCCTATATGCTGTAGACATTTGGGGCAGGCCTTCCAGTGAGGTTTCTAGAAGAACAATGGTTGAAACATGTATTCAATGGGTTGAGCGAACTTTGGAGAATAGTAACGACTGCTTTGACATGTTTTGCATGCGACGTACTGTTTTTAGACGATTGCATGATACGTTGGTGGAAAGTTATGGTCTGCTTCCAAGCCGTGGTGTCAGTGCTATGGAAGCTCTAGGTATTTTCTTGTGGGCATGTGGGGGTCCACAATCATTTAGGCAGATAAGGAATAAGTTTGGTCACTCCTTGGAAACTATTAGTCGCAAGTATAGTGAAGTACTTAATGCACTATATAAGATGTCATCTGACGTAATCAAGCCCAAAGACCCAAATTTCATAGAGATTCATCCTCGTTTGCGAGAGGGGAGATTTTGGCCCCACTTCAAGGATTGCATAGGAGCAATTGATGGTAGTCACTTTCCAGCGTCTGTCCCGGCCTCGGAGCAAGCCAAATATATTGGTCGGCACGGTTACGCATCACAGAATGTAATGGCCGTTtgtgacttcgatatgaggttcACATTTGTTGTCACAGGTTGGCCAGGTTCAGTACATGACACTAGAGTATTACAAGATACTTTGATAACTTATGCGGACAGGTTCCCCCATCCACCAGAAGGTAAATAAGTATGTTGTACTTTTGTATCATACGATATTCATTTATGTCTTAAGTATTGAACTTTATATTTCTGTTTGtgcaggtaaatactatcttgtGGATTCAGGTTATCCAAATAGAAAGGGGTACCTTGCACCTTATAAGGGTCAGAAGTACCACATTTCAGAATGGCAAAATGCGAGGCAACCTATTGGGAGCAAAGAAGTATTCAACTATGCACACTCGTCGCTACACAATGTTATAGAgcgatcttttggtgtgcttaAAATGAAGTGGAGAATTCTGTTAAGTCTCCCTTCATTTTCGCTTAAGAAACAATCCAAGATAATTATTGCATGTATGACATTGCATAACTTCATTAGAGACAGTGCTCTACACGATAGAGACTTTGATGAACTAGGACCTAATAGCCTTGGTCATGATGTATCTGTAGGTGAGAGTAGTAGTAgcacatctgatgagttagacatgagtgcATTTCGAGATGGAATTGCTAATGCATTAGTGTCGTAgttaaatatgtaaatgtaacggTAGTTATGTTGTAATGAACTCCACTAATTATATGTAATGACCTTTTGTTGGTTCGGTGTTAATGTGTATAGTTTGTTCAAACATAATCTACAATATGAGAATCTGTGTatccaaacacctagattctaacgaacagcttttctgcacagctggcgaaccaaacacctaaattctaaccaccagcttttcccaacagccagcttttccccacagccagcttttcagaaaagctattcagaaaaaagccgaaccaaacacgcTATAGTGCCCTCAGGTTGCCGCTTCGCTAAAACCAAACACCGCTAAGGTGCTGTGTTTCCAGGCTACCACCGCGACATGAGTGCATGTAGGCTGCTGAAGTCCTTGGTTGAGGAATTACTGTTTCAATGGGCTCCATCAGCAACAAAAAAAATTCTTCGTCAAGCACCTCTCTCTAAGATATACCTTAGAGAGAAACTAGTTCCAGAAATCTTAAGGGCAACCCTTGAGGAAGATTGTGTTACCCAGCCATACACAGTCTTAAGGGCATACCCTTGAGAAAGATCATGTTGCACGATCATATACGTCGTTGTAGCCCGTTGAAAAGGTCTACTGCAAGGTAAGAAAATCCCTCCATGTCGTTGCATTGTTCCTTGTCTTCTTTGCCATTATGGAAGAACTATGTTATTCGACTCGTGTTGTTGATACAAAATCAGGAACAAGTGCCAAAGTCGATATCATGCTAAATATAATTATACTCCACACATATGTATAAATTATCGTAAATATATGCGGTAAGTTGTACGCGGAAATCGAAATTCTATGTTAAATGTTGTTTAAAAAAATATTTGCGTGCTCCATCGACAAGAAATTCCCTGTCAAACATCCATCTCTATGTCATACCTTACAGAGAAACTGATTAGATATACCCTTAAGAAAGATCACGTTGATTGGTCACACACACCATTATAGCCTACTATAAAAGTCTGCTGTAAGGGCTAGTAAATTAAAAAATGAAAAGAAATAAAGTACACACATGGCTACATGTGCATTCAGCGATGTGCGTAAAATTTGGCTATAAAAACATTTTTTTATACCCATAAAAAACGCCAGACTAATCACAACAAAATAAGTTCTCTACACGATGGAGTTTGTTCACATCGAATTAATCAACTTTATACATCATAATGAGGTATCAGCTAAGCGCATTAACAGATATAATCAATTCTCTCGCCTATGCTACAAGTGCCAGACTAATTCAAGTTTTTTAATCGGACAAATAATCGTCAATGCATTATCTAAA
Proteins encoded:
- the LOC118476895 gene encoding protein ALP1-like: MSSDVIKPKDPNFIEIHPRLREGRFWPHFKDCIGAIDGSHFPASVPASEQAKYIGRHGYASQNVMAVCDFDMRFTFVVTGWPGSVHDTRVLQDTLITYADRFPHPPEGKYYLVDSGYPNRKGYLAPYKGQKYHISEWQNARQPIGSKEVFNYAHSSLHNVIERSFGVLKMKWRILLSLPSFSLKKQSKIIIACMTLHNFIRDSALHDRDFDELGPNSLGHDVSVGESSSSTSDELDMSAFRDGIANALVS